One genomic segment of Brassica napus cultivar Da-Ae chromosome A3, Da-Ae, whole genome shotgun sequence includes these proteins:
- the LOC106438084 gene encoding ABC transporter B family member 6, producing MMVSRGLFGWSPPHIQPLTPVSEVSEPPESPSPYLDPSAENGGGGAGMATQAEEDEEMDEPEEMEPPPAAVPFSQLFACADRFDWVLMVLGSVAAAAHGAALIVYLHYFAKIVQVLAYGTESGRRGAEDQFDRLVELSLTIVYIAGGVFISGWIEVSCWILTGERQTAVIRSKYVQVLLNQDMSFFDTYGNNGDIVSQVLSDVLLIQSALSEKVGNYIHNMATFISGLVIGFLNCWEIALITLATGPFIVAAGGVSNIFLHRLAENIQDAYAEAASIAEQAVSYIRTLYAFTNETLAKYSYATSLQATLRYGILISLVQGLGLGFTYGLAICSCALQLWVGRFFVIHGRANGGEIITALFAVILSGLGLNQAATNFYSFDQGRIAAYRLFEMISRSSSGTNQEGTILSAVEGNIEFRNVYFSYLSRPEIPILSGFYLTVPAKKAVALVGRNGSGKSSIIPLMERFYDPTLGEVLLDGENVKNLKLEWLRSQIGLVTQEPALLSLSIRENIAYGRDATLDQIEEAAKKARAHTFISSLEKGYETQVGKAGLTLTEEQKIKLSIARAVLLDPKILLLDEVTGGLDFEAERVVQEALDLLMLGRSTIIIARRLSLIRNADYIAVMEEGQLLEMGTHDELINLGNLYAELLKCEEATKLPRRMPVRNYNDPAVFQAERDSSAGRGFQEHSSPKMAKSPSLQRGHNVFRPQEMCFNSEESHNDHSPAPDKVGENGSSLDVAEKEPTIKRQDSFEMRLPELPKIDIQCPQRQKSNGSDPESPISPLLISDPQNERSHSQTFSRPLGHSDDTKTNVKVESPSFWKLAQLSFPEWLYAVLGSIGAAIFGSFNPLLAYVIALVVTAYYNSKGSHLREEVDKWCLIIAGMGLVTVFANFLQHFYFGIMGEKMTERVRRMMFSAMLRNEVGWYDEEENSPDTLSMRLANDATFVRAAFSNRLSILIQDSFAVIVAILIGLLLGWRLALVALATLPILTLSAIAQKLWLAGFSKGIQEMHRKASLVLEDAVRNIYTVVAFCAGNKVMELYRLQLQRILRQSFLHGMAIGLAFGFSQFLLFACNALLLWFTAFSVKRGYMKLSTALTEYMVFSFATFALVEPFGLAPYILKRRRSLASVFEIIDRVPTIEPDDTSALSPPNVYGSIELKNIDFCYPTRPEVLVLSNFSLKVSGGQTLAVVGVSGSGKSTIISLIERYYDPVAGQVLLDGRDLKSYNLRWLRSHMGLIQQEPIIFSTTIRENIIYARHNASEAEMKEAARIANAHHFISSLAHGYDTHIGMRGVELTQGQKQRIAIARVVLKNAPILLIDEASSSIESESSRVVQEALDTLIMGNKTTILIAHRAAMMRHVDNIVVLNGGKIVEQGTHDTLSSKNGLYVRLMQPHYGKGLRQHRLI from the exons ATGATGGTTTCCAGGGGCTTATTCGGCTGGTCTCCGCCGCACATACAACCCTTAACTCCCGTCTCCGAAGTCTCCGAGCCTCCCGAGTCTCCATCTCCTTACCTCGATCCCAGCGCCGAgaacggcggcggcggcgcgggGATGGCGACGCAGGCGGAGGAAGACGAGGAGATGGATGAGCCCGAGGAGATGGAGCCTCCTCCCGCAGCTGTTCCTTTCTCCCAGCTCTTCGCTTGCGCCGATCGGTTCGATTGGGTGCTTATGGTGCTCGGATCCGTGGCTGCTGCTGCTCACGGAGCTGCGCTGATTGTTTACTTGCATTACTTCGCCAAGATTGTTCAGGTTCTTGCTTACGGTACTGAATCGGGTCGGCGGGGAGCTGAGGATCAGTTTGATCGCCTTGTTGAG ctttCGCTGACCATTGTATACATCGCTGGGGGTGTTTTCATATCTGGTTGGATTG AGGTTTCTTGCTGGATACTGACCGGAGAGAGGCAGACTGCTGTGATCAGGTCAAAGTACGTCCAAGTACTACTAAATCAGGATATGAGTTTCTTTGATACATATGGGAATAACGGGGATATAGTAAGCCAAGTGCTGAGTGATGTCCTTCTCATTCAGTCGGCTCTAAGCGAGAAA GTTGGAAATTACATTCATAATATGGCTACATTTATCAGTGGGCTTGTTATCGGTTTTCTTAACTGCTGGGAAATTGCGCTCATTACGTTAGCCACTGGTCCTTTCATTGTTGCTGCCGGAGGCGTATCAAATATATTTCTCCACAGACTTGCGGAGAACATTCAAGATGCTTATGCTGAAGCAGCCAGCATTGCTGAACAG GCGGTCTCTTATATTAGGACGTTGTATGCTTTTACAAATGAAACTCTTGCAAAATACTCTTATGCAACCTCTCTCCAAGCAACTCTGAGATATGGTATATTGATTAGTCTTGTGCAAGGACTTGGACTTGGATTTACATATGGGCTTGCTATATGTTCATGTGCTCTGCAACTTTGGGTTGGTCGGTTCTTTGTTATTCATGGAAGGGCGAATGGTGGAGAAATCATTACAGCCCTTTTCGCTGTTATTTTGAGTGGGCT GGGTTTAAATCAAGCTGCTACAAACTTTTATTCATTTGATCAAGGAAGGATTGCGGCATATAGGCTTTTTGAGATGATAAGTCGTTCATCATCTGGGACTAATCAAGAAGGAACTATTTTGTCTGCTGTTGAAGGAAATATTGAGTTTCGGAATGTATATTTCAGCTATTTGTCACGGCCTGAAATTCCAATCTTGAGTGGATTTTACCTCACTGTGCCTGCTAAGAAAGCTGTTGCACTTGTTGGTAGAAACGGTTCTGGAAAAAGCAGCATTATTCCTCTTATGGAACGGTTTTATGATCCTACACTAG GAGAAGTTCTACTTGATGgggaaaatgttaaaaatctaaaattagaGTGGCTGAGAAGCCAAATAGGTCTGGTCACACAAGAGCCTGCTTTACTTAGCTTGAGCATAAGAGAGAATATTGCATATGGCCGAGATGCTACTCTGGATCAGATAGAGGAGGCGGCTAAAAAGGCTCGTGCACATACATTTATTAGCTCACTTGAAAAAGGATATGAAACTCAG GTTGGAAAAGCTGGTTTAACGTTGACGGAGGAGCAGAAAATAAAACTATCGATTGCTAGAGCTGTGCTCTTAGATCCAAAAATTCTTTTGCTTGATGAGGTCACTGGAGGACTAGACTTTGAAGCTGAAAGAGTTGTCCAAGAAGCTCTTGATCTTCTCATGTTAGGACGGTCTACCATAATAATAGCTCGAAGATTAAGCCTGATAAGAAATGCTGACTATATTGCTGTAATGGAAGAGGGTCAGCTACTTGAGATGGGTACACATGATGAATTAATCAACCTTGGTAATTTGTATGCCGAGCTTCTGAAGTGTGAAGAAGCAACAAAGCTACCCAGACG GATGCCAGTTAGGAACTACAACGACCCTGCTGTGTTCCAGGCTGAGAGGGATTCTTCAGCTGGTCGTGGCTTTCAAGAACATTCATCACCCAAAATGGCCAAGTCTCCATCTCTTCAGAGAGGTCACAATGTTTTTCGCCCCCAGGAAATGTGCTTTAATAGTGAAGAGTCACACAATGATCATAGCCCTGCTCCAGATAAAGTGGGAGAAAATGGCTCGTCTTTGGATGTAGCTGAAAAGGAACCAACCATTAAAAGACAAGATAGCTTCGAGATGCGGTTGCCAGAACTACCAAAAATTGACATTCAGTGTCCACAACGTCAGAAATCAAATGGTTCAGATCCGGAGTCCCCTATATCACCCCTTTTGATATCGGATCCCCAAAATGAGCGCTCCCATTCACAGACGTTTAGCCGCCCTCTTGGCCATTCTGATGACACTAAAACAAATGTTAAGGTGGAGTCACCTTCCTTTTGGAAGTTGGCTCAGCTTAGTTTTCCAGAGTGGCTATATGCTGTATTAGGGAGTATTGGTGCTGCCATCTTTGGTTCTTTCAATCCTCTTTTAGCTTACGTCATTGCATTGGTAGTGACAGCATACTATAATAGCAAGGGAAGCCACCTGCGTGAGGAGGTTGACAAGTGGTGTTTGATCATTGCCGGCATGGGACTAGTGACAGTTTTTGCCAATTTCTTGCAGCATTTCTACTTTGGTATTATGGGGGAGAAAATGACGGAGAGAGTGCGGCGGATGATGTTCTCAG CGATGCTGCGTAATGAAGTTGGGTGgtatgatgaagaagagaacaGTCCAGATACGTTATCCATGCGCCTAGCAAATGACGCCACTTTTGTCCGAGCCGCCTTCAGCAATAGGCTTTCGATACTTATTCAGGATAGTTTTGCTGTTATCGTTGCCATTCTTATTGGGTTGCTTCTCGGTTGGCGCTTGGCCCTTGTTGCATTGGCAACTTTGCCAATACTAACTCTCTCCGCCATCGCTCAG AAACTTTGGCTAGCTGGATTCTCAAAGGGCATCCAGGAGATGCATAGAAAGGCGTCTTTGGTACTCGAGGATGCTGTCAGAAACATATACACTGTTGTTGCTTTTTGTGCCGGTAACAAGGTGATGGAACTCTACAGACTGCAACTTCAACGGATACTCAGACAGAGCTTTCTCCATGGGATGGCTATTGGCTTAGCGTTTGGCTTCTCCCAGTTTCTCCTCTTCGCCTGCAATGCTCTCCTACTCTGGTTCACCGCATTTTCAGTAAAGCGTGGATATATGAAATTGTCAACAGCTCTAACCGAGTACATGGTTTTCTCCTTTGCTACATTTGCCCTTGTCGAGCCATTCGGATTAGCACCTTACATTCTTAAGCGCCGTAGATCTCTCGCTTCAGTATTTGAAATTATAGATCGAGTGCCTACAATCGAACCTGATGATACCTCTGCTCTTAGCCCGCCTAACGTCTATGGAAGCATTGAACTCAAAAACATCGACTTCTGCTACCCAACTCGCCCGGAAGTGTTAGTACTAAGCAACTTCAGTCTCAAGGTTAGCGGGGGACAAACATTAGCTGTGGTTGGTGTTTCTGGTTCTGGAAAGAGCACAATAATATCGTTGATCGAGAGATACTACGATCCTGTCGCTGGTCAGGTCTTATTAGACGGGAGAGACTTGAAGTCATATAATTTGAGATGGCTTAGAAGCCACATGGGTCTGATTCAACAGGAGCCAATAATCTTTTCCACGACGATCAGAGAAAACATCATATACGCAAGGCATAACGCGAGCGAAGCTGAGATGAAGGAAGCAGCAAGAATTGCAAACGCTCACCATTTCATCAGCAGCTTAGCCCACGGTTACGACACACATATCGGGATGAGAGGTGTTGAGCTAACTCAAGGACAGAAACAGAGAATCGCCATAGCTCGTGTAGTACTGAAGAACGCTCCAATACTGTTGATTGATGAAGCGAGTTCGTCTATTGAATCAGAGTCAAGCCGTGTTGTGCAGGAAGCTCTTGATACGTTGATAATGGGGAACAAAACAACGATTCTGATAGCGCATAGAGCAGCGATGATGAGACATGTGGACAACATTGTGGTTCTCAATGGAGGCAAAATAGTTGAACAAGGCACGCATGATACCTTATCGAGTAAGAACGGATTGTATGTGCGTTTAATGCAACCACATTATGGCAAGGGTCTACGCCAACATCGACTGATCTAG
- the LOC106438083 gene encoding pentatricopeptide repeat-containing protein At2g39620 has protein sequence MPLTSTALLLMLRECKSLRCLLQVHGKLTVSGLKPHNQLINAYSLFQRPNLSRTVFDSVQYPGVVLCNSMIRGYTRAGLHREALELFRYMSEEKGIVPDKYSLSFALKACTGASDLERGLGIHELVSEMGFESDVYIGTALVEMYCKGGDLVSAREMFDEMPERDTVSWNIMVSGLVQNGCFGEAWRLFRDMCLSGVEINHVSLYNLIPAVSKIGSKDVCRCLHGFVVRKGFASCFSSGLIDMYCKCADLDAAECVFEDVWSKDGSSWGTMMAGYAHNGCFTKVLNLFEVMRSYDVRVSKVAVVSALQAAAYIGDLEKGIAIHEYVVQQRMMDEVSVATSLVSMYSKCGELEIAEQLFTNIKDRDVVTLSAMIASFELAGHHDDALTLFRDMLKTDVKPNGVALTSVLPACAGIPASRLGKSIHCYAVKADIDSELATATAIISMYAKSGLFSSALKAFERLPTKDAVAFNALAQGYTQIGDACKAFDLYNKMKLHGVRPDSGTMVGLLQTCALFSDYDRGSCVYGQTIKHGFDSECHVAHALLDMFTKCHALAAAKSLFDKCGFEKSTVSWNIMMNGYLIDGQAEEAIAAFRQMKNGNFQPNIVTYVNILHAAAQLAALRVGMCVHARLIRLGYSSHTAVGNSLLDMYAKCGMIESSERCFVEIRNKDMASWNTMLSAYAVNGLASSAVSLFLLMQENELRLDSVPFLSVLSACRHAGLVEEGKRVFKDMEERHEIEAEVEHHACMVDLLGKAGLFGEAVEMVRRMRVKASVGVWGALLSCSRMHCNLWLSNAALCQLVKLEPLNPSHYGQELRLGGDTNDGSRIKKLPACSWIQV, from the coding sequence ATGCCACTTACCTCAACCGCGCTCCTCCTTATGCTCCGGGAATGTAAAAGCCTCCGATGTCTCCTCCAAGTCCACGGAAAATTAACAGTCTCAGGCCTCAAACCCCATAACCAGCTAATAAACGCTTACTCTCTCTTCCAAAGACCAAACCTTTCTCGCACCGTATTCGATTCAGTTCAATACCCAGGTGTCGTTCTGTGTAACTCGATGATCAGAGGGTACACGAGAGCCGGTTTGCACAGAGAAGCCCTCGAGTTGTTCCGCTACATGTCAGAGGAGAAAGGTATTGTTCCCGACAAGTACAGTTTGTCCTTCGCTTTGAAAGCTTGCACCGGAGCTTCGGACTTGGAGAGAGGTTTAGGGATACATGAGTTGGTTTCCGAGATGGGTTTTGAGTCTGATGTTTATATAGGGACTGCTCTTGTTGAGATGTACTGTAAAGGTGGAGACTTGGTTAGTGCAAGAGAgatgttcgatgaaatgcctgagaggGATACTGTTAGTTGGaacattatggtttctgggttGGTTCAGAATGGGTGTTTTGGTGAAGCTTGGCGGTTGTTTCGTGATATGTGTTTGAGTGGTGTTGAGATTAATCATGTGAGTTTGTACAATCTGATCCCTGCGGTTTCGAAGATAGGGAGTAAGGATGTGTGTAGATGTCTTCACGGATTTGTGGTTAGGAAAGGTTTTGCATCTTGTTTCTCTAGTGGCTTGATCGACATGTACTGCAAATGCGCGGATTTAGATGCTGCTGAGTGTGTTTTTGAAGACGTGTGGAGCAAGGATGGCTCTTCTTGGGGTACAATGATGGCAGGTTACGCGCATAATGGGTGCTTCACTAAGGTATTGAATTTGTTTGAGGTCATGAGGAGCTATGATGTTAGAGTGAGTAAGGTAGCTGTAGTTAGTGCTCTTCAAGCTGCTGCGTATATAGGGGACTTAGAGAAGGGGATTGCAATTCATGAATACGTAGTACAGCAAAGGATGATGGATGAGGTCTCCGTTGCAACTTCTCTTGTGAGTATGTACTCCAAATGTGGTGAGTTGGAGATAGCGGAACAGCTGTTCACAAATATTAAAGATAGAGATGTCGTTACTTTGTCTGCAATGATTGCTTCGTTTGAGCTAGCAGGTCATCACGATGATGCTCTCACTTTGTTCAGGGATATGCTGAAAACAGACGTAAAACCTAATGGTGTGGCTTTGACAAGTGTGCTTCCGGCTTGTGCAGGGATACCCGCCTCTAGATTAGGCAAAAGCATACATTGCTATGCTGTAAAGGCTGATATTGACTCTGAGTTAGCGACAGCCACAGCCATCATCTCAATGTATGCCAAAAGCGGTCTCTTTTCATCTGCGCTCAAAGCTTTTGAAAGACTGCCAACTAAAGATGCTGTAGCTTTCAACGCTCTAGCGCAAGGGTATACCCAGATTGGTGATGCCTGTAAAGCATTTGATTTGTACAATAAGATGAAGTTACATGGAGTACGCCCAGACTCAGGAACTATGGTGGGTTTGCTTCAAACGTGTGCACTCTTTAGCGACTATGATCGAGGTTCTTGTGTCTACGGGCAAACTATAAAGCATGGGTTCGATTCAGAATGTCACGTGGCACATGCTCTGCTCGACATGTTCACCAAATGTCACGCCCTTGCTGCAGCAAAATCCTTGTTTGACAAGTGTGGATTCGAGAAAAGTACTGTATCTTGGAATATAATGATGAATGGGTACTTAATCGACGGCCAAGCTGAAGAAGCTATTGCCGCTTTTCGTCAGATGAAGAATGGGAATTTTCAGCCAAATATAGTCACATATGTTAACATCTTACACGCCGCAGCACAGTTAGCAGCCTTGAGAGTTGGAATGTGTGTTCACGCCAGGCTCATCAGGTTAGGATACTCTTCCCACACGGCCGTAGGAAACAGTCTACTTGATATGTATGCGAAATGTGGAATGATTGAATCTTCCGAGAGATGTTTTGTTGAGATAAGAAACAAAGATATGGCTTCGTGGAACACTATGCTATCCGCTTACGCAGTCAACGGTTTAGCTAGCTCTGCCGTCTCGCTCTTCTTGTTGATGCAAGAAAACGAACTTAGACTAGACTCTGTTCCTTTCCTCAGCGTTCTCTCAGCTTGTAGACACGCAGGGTTAGTTGAAGAAGGAAAACGAGTGTTCAAGGACATGGAAGAGAGACACGAGATCGAAGCAGAAGTTGAACATCACGCGTGTATGGTTGATCTTTTGGGGAAGGCTGGTTTGTTTGGTGAAGCAGTGGAAATGGTGAGGAGAATGAGAGTGAAAGCAAGTGTAGGAGTGTGGGGAGCTCTATTGAGTTGTTCAAGAATGCATTGTAACTTGTGGTTAAGTAATGCTGCATTGTGTCAGCTGGTGAAGCTTGAACCACTTAATCCTTCCCATTATGGTCAAGAACTGAGATTAGGAGGAGATACTAATGATGGATCAAGAATCAAGAAGCTTCCTGCTTGTAGCTGGATCCAAGTTTAA
- the LOC106420800 gene encoding dolichyl-phosphate beta-glucosyltransferase-like, giving the protein MESLLTVAELGLSLLLIVLWGFISVVVFEAWRRRHSNVSVETVTTLEDPTTLKQVPCPHISDPAEKYLSLIVPAFNEEQRLPAALEETMDYLQGRASRDKSFSYEVVIVDDGSVDGTKRVAFDFVKKHTVDNIRFIPLGKNQGKGEAIRTGMMHSRGELLLMLDADGATKVTDLEKLENQIHAVAREESSIRDPALKNVAFKIGDVQVSAFGSRAHLEEKALATRKWYRNFLMKGFHLVVLLAAGSGIRDTQCGFKMFTRAAARRLFTNVHLKRWCFDVELVFLCKRFNIPMLEISVNWSEIPGSKVSLLSIPNMLWELALMSAGYRTGMWKIHHV; this is encoded by the exons ATGGAGTCTCTGTTAACAGTTGCGGAACTTGGCCTCTCTCTGCTGCTGATCGTCTTATGGGGATTCATCTCCGTCGTCGTCTTtgaagcttggagaaggagacaCAGTAACGT TTCTGTGGAGACCGTGACTACACTCGAGGATCCGACAACCTTAAAGCAG GTTCCCTGCCCTCATATCTCCGACCCTGCGGAGAAGTATCTGTCATTAATAGTTCCAGCTTTTAACGAAGAGCAGAGACTTCCTGCTGCTCTTGAGGAGACAATGGA TTACCTTCAAGGTCGTGCATCACGGGATAAGAGTTTTTCTTATGAG gtggtgattgttgatgatgGAAGTGTGGATGGAACAAAAAGAGTGGCTTTTGATTTCGTCAAAAAGCATACAGTTGACAACATAAGGTTTATACCCCTTGGGAAGAATCAAGGGAAAGGAGAAGCTATAAGAACA GGAATGATGCATTCGCGTGGTGAACTACTTCTCATGCTGGATGCTGATGGAGCAACTAAAGTTACAGACCTTGAAAAACTTGAAAATCAG ATTCATGCAGTGGCCAGAGAAGAAAGTTCAATCAGAGATCCAGCACTAAAGAATGTGGCTTTCAAAATAGGTGATGTGCAAGTTTCCGCGTTTGGTTCTCGTGCTCACCTCGAGGAGAAAGCCCTTGCTACA AGGAAGTGGTATCGCAACTTTTTGATGAAGGGTTTCCATCTTGTAGTTCTGTTGGCTGCTGGTTCTGGAATTCGAGATACAcag TGTGGGTTCAAGATGTTTACTAGAGCTGCTGCTAGAAGACTTTTCACAAACGTCCATCTGAAAAG GTGGTGCTTTGATGTTGAGTTGGTGTTCTTGTGCAAACGTTTTAACATTCCAATGCTTGAGATCTCTGTGAACTGGTCTGAAATCCCCGGGTCTAAAGTCAGTCTGCTGAGCATTCCCAACATGCTTTGGGAGCTTGCTTTAATGTCTGCAGGATACAGAACTGGTATGTGGAAGATCCATCACGTATGA
- the LOC106438080 gene encoding uncharacterized protein LOC106438080, which produces MGMDLRVVPAEEWWERGRDSSLDGECDLGLMVTDFLETGGGGSGGGGGGGDSWCSSDSDSGFPDPSYLSDKIQFLKYSMPQHETEVLSAVRTLMLSIKEKDLHSVKSGTCNASCIRFYLAKLLRLSGYNAAVCSARWQGTGKVPGGDNEYIDIILSDTPVGQDDRLIIDIDFRSHFEIARAVDSYQRIMESLPVVYVGTVARLNQFLQVMVDAAKYSLKQNSMPLPPWRSLNYLQSKWLSPYKRHLGPINQEGPGMFSPGLHRQCAENLKRLQFALHAEQEAERFVKKKKSRDRMRIHGAP; this is translated from the exons ATGGGGATGGACTTGAGGGTTGTTCCGGCGGAGGAGTGGTGGGAGCGAGGGAGAGACTCCAGCCTCGACGGTGAATGTGACCTAGGCCTTATGGTTACGGATTTTCTCGAGACGGGAGGTGGTGGAAGCGGCggcggcggtggtggtggtgattcGTGGTGTAGCAGCGACAGCGATTCGGGATTCCCGGATCCTTCTTACCTTTCCGATAAGATTCAG TTTCTCAAGTACTCAATGCCTCAGCACGAAACCGAGGTTCTCTCCGCGGTTCGGACCCTGATGCTTTCTATTAAAGAGAAAGATCTCCACTCTGTGAAGTCCGGTACATGTAACGCCAGTTGCATCAGGTTTTATCTCGCAAAGCTCTTACGCCTTTCCGGATATAACGCTGCTGTTTGTTCAGCAAGATGGCAAGGCACTGGCAAAGTTCCTGGTG GAGACAACGAATACATAGACATCATATTGAGTGACACTCCTGTTGGCCAAGACGACCGTTTGATCATCGACATTGATTTCAGAAGTCACTTCGAAATCGCTAGAGCTGTGGATTCATACCAGCGGATAATGGAATCACTCCCAGTGGTCTACGTAGGAACGGTTGCAAGACTAAACCAGTTCCTCCAAGTAATGGTCGACGCGGCTAAATACTCCTTAAAGCAGAACTCAATGCCGTTGCCTCCATGGAGATCGCTGAACTACCTGCAATCCAAGTGGCTTTCACCGTACAAGCGCCATCTTGGACCGATCAATCAAGAAGGTCCAGGAATGTTCTCACCGGGACTGCACAGACAGTGTGCTGAGAATCTAAAGAGGCTTCAGTTTGCTCTCCATGCCGAACAAGAGGCAGAGAGAttcgtgaagaagaagaagagccgCGACAGGATGAGAATTCATGGGGCTCCTTGA